In Reichenbachiella agarivorans, one genomic interval encodes:
- a CDS encoding T9SS type A sorting domain-containing protein produces MKTTFKTIAIAVMVAMSTLSFAGKNGEKAEKAVSAELAVRIVAVDEASVAVIFAKLEGEEVKVKIYDAYGALVHTEKETEGTSFTKKFDISALPAGDYTYMVANDLYSVKKVIAKN; encoded by the coding sequence ATGAAAACTACATTTAAAACAATTGCAATTGCAGTGATGGTAGCCATGTCTACTCTTTCATTTGCAGGTAAGAATGGAGAAAAAGCTGAAAAAGCAGTAAGTGCTGAATTGGCTGTAAGAATTGTGGCTGTAGACGAAGCTAGTGTCGCAGTAATATTCGCTAAACTAGAAGGCGAAGAAGTAAAGGTTAAGATCTACGATGCATACGGTGCATTGGTACATACTGAAAAGGAAACAGAAGGCACGAGCTTCACTAAAAAGTTTGACATCTCTGCTTTGCCTGCAGGAGACTACACATACATGGTTGCTAACGACCTGTATTCTGTAAAGAAAGTAATTGCTAAAAATTAA